GCACGCAGCTCTCGACGCAGGGGTCACGCTTTTCGATACCGCCGATGTATACGGCGACGGACTAAGCGAGCGGCGACTAGCCAAGTTTCGCAGTGAGCGATCCGAGCCGTTCCACATCATCACCAAGACAGGCCGCCGATGCAATCCGCACACATCGGCCGAATATAACGAAACCAATTTGAACGCCTTTGTCGATCGATCTCGCCAGAACCTCGGTGTCGACACGCTCGATCTCGTTCAGCTGCACTGCCCTCCCTCTGACGTATACGAAGGGACTGAGCAGTTCGAAATCATGGACGCCATGGTGGCTGCCGGCAAGATCCAGTACTGGGGCGTGTCCGTCGAGAAGATCAGCGAGGCTGAGCTCGCCCTGACTTGGCCAAGCTTGACCAGCATCCAGGTCATCTTCAATGCCTTTCGTCAACGACCGGCCAGGGAGCTGCTCGGCCACGCGGCGAGAAAGAATGTGGCGATCATCGCCAGGGTGCCACTCGCGTCGGGCCTGTTGGCGGGCAAGATGACGGCCGAAACGACGTTCGGGTCCGACGACCATCGCAACT
The genomic region above belongs to Acidimicrobiia bacterium and contains:
- a CDS encoding aldo/keto reductase gives rise to the protein MKTRTFGKTGWTVGEVGFGAWQIGAEWGEVSEKDASSTLHAALDAGVTLFDTADVYGDGLSERRLAKFRSERSEPFHIITKTGRRCNPHTSAEYNETNLNAFVDRSRQNLGVDTLDLVQLHCPPSDVYEGTEQFEIMDAMVAAGKIQYWGVSVEKISEAELALTWPSLTSIQVIFNAFRQRPARELLGHAARKNVAIIARVPLASGLLAGKMTAETTFGSDDHRNYNRDGQAFDIGETFAGVPFETGLKAVEALRPLVPEGASMAQWALRWILMHEEVSVVIPGARNPQQAADNAAAS